A part of Microbulbifer salipaludis genomic DNA contains:
- the ctaD gene encoding cytochrome c oxidase subunit I, with protein sequence MAHGPKPGFTRWLYTTNHKDIGSMYLWFSFAMFLLGGCMALVIRAELFQPGLQIVQPAFFNQMTTMHGLIMVFGAVMPAFVGLANWMVPMMIGAPDMALPRMNNWSFWILPFAFAMLVSTLFMEGGAPDFGWTFYAPLSTEYAPPSVTFFIFAVHIMGASSIMGAINIVATILNMRAPGMTLMKMPLFVWTWLITAYLLIAVMPVLAGVVTMMLMDIHFGTSFFSAAGGGDPVLFQHVFWFFGHPEVYIMILPAFGIVSAIIPTFARKPLFGYSSMVYATASIAFLSFIVWAHHMFTVGMPIAGELFFMYATMLIAVPTGVKVFNWVTTMFRGSMTFETPMLFSIAFVILFTLGGFSGLMLAIAPADFQYHDTYFVVAHFHYVLVPGAIFSITAGVYYWLPKWTGNMYNETMGKVHFWMAFVGLNVTFFPMHFVGLAGMPRRIPDYALQFADFNQIASVGAFLFGAAQIVFLFNVIRTVKGGKKATDEVWENPEGLEWSVPSPAPYHTFSTPPVVR encoded by the coding sequence ATGGCACACGGTCCCAAACCCGGTTTTACCCGCTGGCTCTACACCACTAACCACAAGGACATCGGCTCGATGTACCTGTGGTTCAGTTTTGCGATGTTCCTGCTTGGCGGTTGTATGGCGCTGGTTATTCGCGCCGAATTGTTCCAGCCCGGCCTGCAGATTGTGCAGCCGGCCTTCTTCAACCAGATGACCACCATGCATGGCCTGATCATGGTGTTCGGTGCGGTGATGCCCGCCTTTGTGGGGCTCGCCAACTGGATGGTACCGATGATGATCGGCGCCCCGGACATGGCGCTGCCGCGCATGAACAACTGGAGTTTCTGGATTCTGCCATTCGCCTTTGCGATGTTGGTTTCCACCCTGTTCATGGAAGGGGGTGCACCGGATTTCGGTTGGACCTTCTACGCACCACTCTCCACTGAGTACGCGCCACCCAGCGTGACCTTCTTTATCTTTGCAGTGCACATCATGGGTGCGTCTTCCATCATGGGGGCGATCAATATCGTGGCCACCATTTTGAATATGCGTGCTCCCGGTATGACGCTGATGAAGATGCCGCTGTTCGTGTGGACCTGGTTGATCACCGCGTATCTGCTGATTGCGGTGATGCCGGTACTCGCCGGTGTGGTGACCATGATGTTGATGGACATTCACTTCGGTACCAGCTTCTTCAGTGCTGCCGGTGGTGGTGACCCGGTCCTGTTCCAGCATGTGTTCTGGTTCTTCGGTCACCCTGAGGTGTACATCATGATCCTGCCGGCCTTCGGCATTGTGTCGGCGATCATTCCCACCTTCGCGCGCAAGCCGCTGTTTGGTTACAGCTCCATGGTGTACGCCACCGCGTCGATCGCCTTCCTCAGCTTTATCGTATGGGCGCACCACATGTTTACCGTGGGTATGCCGATTGCCGGTGAGCTGTTCTTCATGTACGCCACTATGCTGATTGCTGTGCCCACCGGGGTGAAGGTGTTCAACTGGGTAACCACCATGTTCCGCGGGTCGATGACCTTCGAAACCCCCATGCTGTTTTCCATTGCCTTCGTGATCCTGTTTACCCTGGGTGGTTTCTCCGGCCTGATGCTCGCCATCGCACCGGCGGACTTCCAGTATCACGATACCTACTTTGTGGTGGCGCACTTCCACTACGTACTGGTGCCCGGGGCCATCTTCTCGATCACCGCGGGTGTGTATTACTGGTTGCCGAAGTGGACCGGCAACATGTACAACGAGACCATGGGTAAAGTGCATTTCTGGATGGCGTTTGTCGGCCTGAATGTGACCTTCTTCCCCATGCACTTCGTCGGCCTTGCCGGCATGCCGCGCCGTATTCCCGATTACGCGCTGCAGTTTGCCGATTTCAACCAGATCGCCAGTGTGGGCGCTTTCCTGTTCGGCGCGGCGCAAATCGTGTTCCTGTTCAACGTGATTCGCACCGTGAAGGGCGGCAAAAAAGCCACCGACGAGGTCTGGGAAAACCCGGAAGGACTGGAGTGGAGCGTGCCATCACCGGCGCCCTACCACACTTTCAGCACGCCACCGGTCGTGCGCTGA
- the coxB gene encoding cytochrome c oxidase subunit II, whose amino-acid sequence MLMGLKRLFAFLTLTVLAPGALAQEAAEKAQEGVQRWGVNMTQGVTEVSRTTYELHMLIFWICVAIGVVVFSVMFYSMWRHRKSKGYKAAQFHESTLVELAWTIVPTLILVGMAIPATKTLYDIYDTKDADLDIMITGYQWKWKYDYLGSDVSFFSNLATPASQINNQQPKSDNYLLEVDEPMVVPINKKIRFLITANDVIHAWWVPDLAVKKDAIPGFVNESWTRIDEPGIYRGQCAELCGKDHGFMPIVVKAVPEDEYHSWLSKRAEQAALIKELTNKTFTFDELYERGKNVYNRACAACHLPGGQGVPGTFPAIAGSKVATGGMDGHLSMVVNGSPNNPAMQAFGAQLNEVDLAAVITYQRNAFGNNMGDTVQPIDILNFKNK is encoded by the coding sequence ATGTTGATGGGCTTAAAACGGCTGTTCGCCTTCCTGACCCTCACGGTTCTCGCTCCCGGTGCGCTCGCTCAAGAAGCGGCAGAAAAAGCACAGGAGGGCGTTCAGCGTTGGGGGGTCAATATGACCCAGGGGGTTACCGAAGTTTCCCGTACCACTTACGAATTGCACATGCTGATTTTCTGGATCTGCGTGGCAATCGGCGTGGTGGTGTTTAGCGTGATGTTCTACAGCATGTGGCGTCATCGCAAAAGCAAGGGTTACAAGGCTGCACAATTTCACGAGAGTACGCTGGTGGAACTGGCGTGGACCATAGTACCCACCCTGATTCTGGTGGGCATGGCGATACCCGCCACCAAAACCCTGTACGATATCTACGACACCAAGGACGCCGATCTCGATATTATGATCACCGGCTACCAGTGGAAGTGGAAATACGACTACCTGGGTTCCGATGTCTCCTTCTTCTCCAATCTCGCCACCCCCGCCTCGCAAATCAACAACCAGCAACCCAAGAGCGATAACTACCTGCTGGAAGTTGACGAGCCGATGGTGGTGCCGATCAACAAGAAAATTCGCTTCCTGATTACCGCCAATGACGTTATCCACGCGTGGTGGGTGCCGGACCTGGCAGTGAAAAAAGATGCGATCCCTGGATTCGTCAACGAATCGTGGACGCGTATCGATGAGCCCGGCATCTACCGCGGTCAGTGCGCCGAGCTATGTGGCAAGGATCACGGCTTTATGCCGATCGTGGTCAAGGCGGTACCGGAAGATGAATATCACTCCTGGTTGAGCAAGCGCGCCGAGCAGGCGGCCCTGATCAAGGAGCTCACCAACAAAACCTTCACCTTCGACGAGCTCTACGAGCGTGGCAAAAACGTGTACAACCGCGCATGCGCGGCCTGTCACCTTCCCGGTGGTCAGGGTGTGCCCGGCACCTTCCCGGCTATTGCCGGCTCCAAAGTCGCTACCGGCGGTATGGATGGCCACTTGAGTATGGTGGTGAACGGCTCGCCCAATAATCCTGCCATGCAGGCCTTCGGTGCACAGTTGAATGAAGTGGATCTCGCTGCGGTAATTACCTACCAGCGCAATGCCTTCGGCAACAACATGGGCGACACCGTGCAGCCCATCGACATTCTCAATTTCAAGAATAAGTAA
- a CDS encoding MATE family efflux transporter encodes MKNSPVRPGAISRRFRAPCVRVWQLAWPMILSNITVPLLGAVDTAVLGHLSSPEYLSGVAIGASVISMLLWAFGFLRMGTTGLVARANDDADGAAWLLRALCLAGVLGSLLLLLASPLLPVIVQWMNASAEASPHAHAYLQIRLLSAPLALANFALLGFFIGRLDSRAPLAILVTANLLNIVLDLLLILGLGMGAQGAAWASVCADVCGFAMGLWLMGKRHQPAVTQIRRVLLESNFWPWRNAAPWRELLHINADLFVRTCLLLFTLTFFTAQGAAQGDTVLAANAILLQLLMMTSYALDGFAHATESLVGRAVGRRSMAQFVRTNAAAGTWALTSAVLITLLLIGGEHWILPLFTNIPAVLSASLEYYTWLCALPLVAVWSYQLDGVFIGAGKSRQMRDTMIIATVMVFLPCWWLTRHWGNDGIWFSLFLWFGARSCGLMVYFYNYTKNNHWMSLELR; translated from the coding sequence ATGAAAAATTCACCGGTGCGCCCTGGTGCCATTTCCCGCCGTTTTCGCGCTCCCTGTGTGCGTGTGTGGCAACTGGCCTGGCCCATGATTCTGAGCAACATCACCGTGCCGCTGCTGGGTGCGGTAGACACCGCTGTGCTCGGCCATTTGTCGAGTCCGGAATATCTTTCCGGTGTTGCGATCGGCGCCAGTGTGATTTCCATGCTGCTGTGGGCCTTCGGCTTTCTGCGGATGGGCACCACTGGGCTGGTGGCGCGCGCCAATGACGACGCCGACGGAGCGGCCTGGCTGTTGCGCGCGCTTTGCCTGGCGGGGGTACTGGGGTCGCTGCTGTTGTTGCTGGCGTCGCCACTGTTGCCGGTCATCGTGCAGTGGATGAACGCCAGCGCCGAGGCCAGCCCCCACGCCCACGCTTACCTGCAAATCCGCCTGCTGAGTGCGCCGCTGGCGCTGGCCAACTTCGCCCTGCTGGGTTTCTTCATCGGCCGCCTGGACAGTCGCGCGCCGCTGGCAATCCTGGTCACCGCCAACCTGCTGAACATCGTCCTCGACCTGCTGCTGATCCTCGGGCTGGGAATGGGGGCACAAGGCGCGGCCTGGGCCTCGGTGTGCGCGGATGTTTGCGGCTTCGCTATGGGTCTGTGGCTAATGGGCAAACGCCATCAGCCGGCGGTCACGCAAATACGGCGGGTGCTGCTTGAGTCGAATTTCTGGCCTTGGCGCAATGCAGCGCCCTGGCGCGAACTGCTGCACATCAATGCGGATTTGTTTGTGCGCACCTGCCTGCTGCTGTTCACGCTGACATTTTTCACTGCACAGGGGGCTGCTCAGGGGGATACGGTGCTGGCGGCCAACGCCATACTGCTGCAATTGCTGATGATGACTTCCTACGCGCTGGACGGTTTCGCCCATGCCACCGAGTCACTGGTAGGGCGTGCGGTGGGTCGCCGGTCGATGGCGCAGTTTGTGCGCACCAACGCGGCGGCCGGCACCTGGGCGCTGACGTCTGCGGTGCTGATCACTTTACTGCTAATCGGCGGAGAACACTGGATATTGCCGCTGTTCACCAATATTCCCGCGGTTTTATCCGCATCTCTGGAGTACTACACCTGGCTGTGCGCACTGCCGCTGGTGGCGGTTTGGAGCTATCAGTTGGACGGCGTTTTCATTGGCGCGGGCAAAAGCCGGCAAATGCGTGACACGATGATCATCGCCACTGTGATGGTGTTTTTACCTTGCTGGTGGCTTACCCGCCACTGGGGCAACGATGGCATCTGGTTTAGCTTATTTTTGTGGTTTGGCGCACGTTCTTGCGGATTGATGGTCTACTTTTATAACTACACTAAGAACAACCATTGGATGTCATTGGAGCTACGCTAG
- a CDS encoding YheV family putative zinc ribbon protein has product MSEEFEKPVKRRFIAGAVCPRCSEMDKIVNYKMGDKNYRECVACGFKDEIRLQATARELDTRVNKTKEREVEETAVKILQPPGDKN; this is encoded by the coding sequence TTGAGCGAAGAATTTGAAAAGCCCGTCAAGCGCCGGTTTATTGCCGGCGCGGTTTGTCCACGCTGCAGCGAAATGGACAAGATCGTCAATTACAAAATGGGCGATAAAAATTATCGTGAATGCGTTGCCTGTGGGTTTAAAGATGAAATTCGCCTACAGGCGACCGCACGGGAACTGGACACCCGCGTGAACAAGACAAAAGAAAGGGAAGTGGAAGAAACCGCGGTAAAAATACTGCAGCCGCCGGGCGATAAAAATTAA
- a CDS encoding M3 family metallopeptidase, giving the protein MSQPASANPLLRAPLLPPFDTVKPAHAEPAISKLIANCREQLDSCLKNAGKEPTWEETVAPLEEAQDQLSKAFSPVSHLNSVLSGNWRAPYEACLAQVTEYWTELGQNPELYAVYRALAKSPDFASWPQARQQAVRHGLRDMHLGGVSLEGEKRERYAAISQRLAELKSTFANNVLDATNAWSLNITEEAELQGIPESALATASALADARGKDGWLLTLDGPCFLAVMTHAENRELRHKMHYAFITRASNVGPNAGEFDNANVMAEILSLRAEQAHLLGMKNYAERSLASKMAESPEHVERFLRDLAKRAKPAAVQEFTELQAFAADELGLDQLQPWDVTWAAEKLKQARYAVSQEELRPYFPYPKVLSGLFAVAEKLFGVTAELDSSVPTYHPDVHFYWLKRAGEPIAGFYLDPYARENKRGGAWMDDARVRRQTSAGLQLPVAYLVCNFSSPSKDTPALLTHYEVTTLFHEFGHGLHHMLTQVDVAAVSGINGVAWDAVELPSQFLENWCWEPEALAMIAGHYETGEPLPQALLEKMLAAKNFQSAMFTMRQLEFALFDFLLHSRPEGANADEIQRLINEVRAQVSVVPVSPDNRFQNSFSHIFAGGYAAGYYSYKWAEVLSADAFSLFEETGIFDPATGNRFLTAVLEQGGSRDAQDLFAEFRGRAPKIDALLRHSGIE; this is encoded by the coding sequence ATGTCTCAACCCGCCTCCGCCAACCCGCTGTTGCGCGCTCCGCTGCTGCCCCCTTTCGATACCGTCAAACCGGCACACGCCGAGCCGGCAATCAGCAAACTTATCGCCAACTGTCGCGAACAGCTGGATTCTTGCCTGAAAAATGCGGGCAAAGAACCTACCTGGGAAGAGACCGTGGCGCCGCTGGAAGAGGCTCAGGACCAGTTAAGCAAGGCGTTTTCGCCGGTCTCGCACCTGAACAGCGTATTGAGCGGCAACTGGCGGGCGCCCTATGAGGCGTGTCTGGCCCAGGTGACCGAATACTGGACCGAGCTGGGCCAGAACCCGGAGCTGTATGCGGTGTACCGGGCGCTGGCGAAGTCGCCGGACTTCGCCAGCTGGCCTCAGGCGCGGCAGCAGGCAGTCCGCCACGGGCTGCGGGATATGCATCTGGGTGGCGTTAGCCTCGAGGGCGAGAAGCGCGAGCGATACGCCGCCATCAGCCAGCGCCTGGCGGAATTGAAGAGCACCTTTGCCAACAACGTGCTCGATGCAACCAATGCCTGGAGCCTCAACATTACCGAGGAAGCCGAGCTGCAGGGAATCCCGGAATCCGCGCTGGCTACTGCCAGTGCTCTGGCGGATGCCAGGGGCAAGGACGGCTGGCTGCTTACGCTCGACGGCCCCTGCTTCCTGGCGGTGATGACCCACGCGGAAAACCGCGAGCTGCGCCATAAAATGCACTATGCATTTATCACCCGCGCCTCCAATGTCGGTCCCAATGCGGGCGAGTTCGACAACGCCAACGTGATGGCGGAGATTCTGTCCCTGCGCGCGGAGCAGGCCCATTTACTCGGTATGAAAAATTACGCCGAGCGTTCCCTGGCCAGCAAGATGGCGGAATCCCCCGAGCATGTGGAGCGTTTCCTGCGGGATCTGGCCAAGCGCGCCAAGCCCGCTGCGGTACAGGAATTTACCGAGCTGCAGGCCTTTGCCGCCGATGAGCTGGGGCTCGACCAGCTGCAGCCCTGGGATGTGACCTGGGCTGCGGAGAAGCTGAAGCAGGCGCGCTATGCGGTCAGCCAGGAAGAGCTGCGACCATATTTTCCGTACCCGAAGGTGCTGTCGGGCCTTTTCGCGGTGGCAGAGAAACTGTTCGGCGTGACCGCCGAGCTGGATAGCTCGGTTCCCACCTATCACCCGGACGTCCACTTCTACTGGTTGAAACGCGCCGGCGAGCCGATAGCCGGCTTCTATCTCGACCCTTACGCGCGCGAAAACAAGCGCGGCGGTGCCTGGATGGATGACGCGCGAGTGCGCCGCCAGACCAGTGCAGGCCTGCAGCTGCCGGTGGCCTATCTGGTGTGTAATTTTTCGAGTCCAAGCAAAGACACACCGGCACTGTTGACCCATTACGAAGTCACCACGCTGTTCCACGAATTTGGCCACGGCCTGCACCATATGCTGACCCAGGTAGATGTGGCCGCGGTCTCTGGCATTAACGGTGTCGCTTGGGATGCGGTAGAGTTGCCCAGCCAGTTTCTGGAAAACTGGTGCTGGGAGCCGGAAGCGCTGGCGATGATTGCGGGTCACTACGAGACAGGCGAGCCGCTACCGCAGGCATTGCTGGAAAAAATGCTCGCGGCAAAAAACTTCCAGTCCGCCATGTTTACCATGCGCCAGCTGGAATTTGCCCTGTTTGATTTCCTGCTGCACTCACGCCCGGAGGGCGCCAATGCAGATGAGATCCAGCGCCTGATCAACGAGGTGCGGGCGCAGGTGTCGGTCGTGCCGGTGTCCCCGGACAACCGCTTCCAGAACAGTTTCAGCCACATCTTTGCTGGCGGTTACGCGGCTGGATACTACAGCTACAAATGGGCCGAAGTATTGAGTGCCGATGCATTTTCGCTATTTGAGGAGACGGGGATTTTTGATCCGGCCACCGGTAACCGCTTTCTCACCGCAGTGCTGGAGCAGGGGGGAAGCCGCGACGCGCAGGACCTGTTTGCAGAATTCCGCGGTCGCGCGCCCAAAATTGACGCGCTGCTGCGGCACTCGGGCATTGAATAG
- a CDS encoding gamma carbonic anhydrase family protein, with protein sequence MSELPQHTLREHRGHRPQLGERVYIDPQSTVIGDVELGDDCSVWPMTVIRGDMHRVRIGARTSVQDGSVLHITHASDFNEGGWPLTIGDDVTIGHKACLHGCTVGSRVLIGIGAIVLDGAVIEDEVVLAAGALVPPGKRLESGYLYVGSPAKQARPLKEKERKFFTYTAGNYVKLKDEYLRR encoded by the coding sequence ATGTCCGAATTACCCCAGCACACCCTGCGCGAACATCGCGGCCACCGCCCGCAACTCGGTGAGCGGGTCTATATCGACCCCCAGAGCACGGTGATCGGCGATGTGGAACTCGGCGACGACTGTTCCGTGTGGCCCATGACCGTGATCCGCGGCGACATGCACCGGGTGCGTATCGGTGCCCGCACCAGCGTGCAGGACGGTTCTGTGCTGCACATCACCCACGCCAGCGACTTCAATGAGGGCGGCTGGCCGCTGACCATTGGCGACGACGTGACCATCGGTCACAAGGCCTGCCTGCACGGCTGTACCGTGGGCAGCCGGGTATTGATCGGGATTGGCGCTATTGTGCTGGATGGGGCGGTGATCGAGGACGAAGTAGTGCTCGCCGCCGGCGCGCTGGTGCCACCGGGAAAGCGACTGGAGAGTGGCTACCTGTACGTGGGCTCGCCGGCAAAGCAGGCGCGCCCACTGAAAGAGAAGGAGCGAAAATTCTTCACCTACACCGCCGGCAACTATGTAAAGTTGAAAGACGAGTATCTCAGGCGGTAG
- a CDS encoding alkyl/aryl-sulfatase, whose protein sequence is MSVKTNALGLVVLVALFTGCSKSTDDASASDTGGSVIASAQAQQATEQLSAHSDYTFTTEQKDASEYTRKLNEAVYGELDFDDKTAQENVERGFIAPLLNNGDIEGVYPATKLNFMQGKKAPPEVNPSLWRHAQLVNRGGLFKVIDRVYQVRGQALVNLTIIEGDTGIILYDVEYTPATLVKSIELYQQERGKKPLKGVIISHSHADHFGGFNGIIDAGLATKEDFTSGKIPLIAPEGFVEESVSENVMGGNIMARRAGYQYGNVLPAGPKGKITAALGAAVADGQSGLPIPNKTISKDGEKVTIDGVEFEFYVTPHAEAPSEMVFYIPQWKAMSMAEELNHLQHNIYTLRGAKIRDASLWASYLAEAVARWGDEVEVNFGPHTWPVWGNENVVRYLKAQRDLYQSIYNTALRYANYGYRPDDIAEYAALPDSVFKQWYNRPYYGHTKNNLKSTYVRNFGWFNGNPTELAKYPDAERGKRYVKAIGGEERVLALALESFKAGDYRFTVDILNNVVAYNGKNTNVNLLMADAFEQLGYQEENTLYRNLYLSGASELRAGGNIPNKLGTASPEVLGALPPSLMLTYLSMLVDQKKAEGAGNFTINLKLKGEGDYALDMNNGVLTSVADHQTKNADVTLEIAKLDLLAAMSGKAKLKDLLSADKASITGNQEVLSKLTSVMGSKMRNDMNLVLPLQDANKIQ, encoded by the coding sequence ATGTCGGTCAAAACGAACGCGTTAGGTTTGGTTGTGCTGGTGGCGCTCTTCACCGGTTGCTCCAAATCCACGGATGACGCCTCAGCGTCGGATACTGGCGGTAGCGTGATCGCCAGTGCGCAGGCACAACAGGCGACGGAGCAGCTCTCTGCCCACTCGGACTACACGTTTACAACGGAGCAGAAGGATGCTTCGGAATACACCCGCAAGCTGAACGAGGCGGTGTACGGCGAGCTGGATTTCGACGACAAGACGGCGCAGGAAAACGTCGAACGCGGGTTTATTGCACCGCTGCTGAACAATGGCGATATCGAGGGAGTTTACCCGGCCACCAAACTGAATTTCATGCAGGGAAAGAAAGCCCCGCCCGAGGTAAACCCGAGTCTGTGGCGGCATGCGCAGCTGGTGAACCGGGGTGGCCTGTTCAAGGTGATCGACCGCGTCTATCAGGTGCGCGGCCAGGCGCTGGTCAACCTCACCATTATCGAGGGTGACACCGGCATCATTCTGTACGATGTGGAATACACGCCGGCGACACTGGTCAAGTCGATTGAGCTGTACCAGCAAGAGCGCGGCAAGAAGCCGCTGAAGGGCGTCATTATCTCCCACAGTCACGCGGACCATTTTGGTGGCTTCAACGGCATTATCGATGCTGGGCTGGCGACCAAGGAAGATTTCACCAGTGGCAAGATTCCGCTGATTGCGCCAGAAGGGTTTGTTGAAGAGTCTGTCAGTGAAAACGTGATGGGCGGTAATATCATGGCGCGCCGCGCCGGTTACCAGTACGGCAATGTGTTACCCGCCGGCCCGAAGGGCAAAATTACCGCAGCGCTGGGTGCTGCCGTTGCCGATGGCCAGTCCGGGTTGCCGATACCGAACAAGACAATTTCCAAAGATGGTGAAAAAGTTACCATCGACGGTGTCGAGTTCGAGTTCTATGTCACGCCTCACGCCGAAGCACCCTCAGAAATGGTGTTTTACATTCCCCAGTGGAAGGCCATGTCGATGGCGGAGGAACTCAATCATCTGCAGCACAACATCTACACCTTGCGCGGGGCCAAGATCCGCGATGCCAGCCTTTGGGCCAGCTATCTCGCCGAAGCCGTGGCCCGCTGGGGCGATGAAGTAGAGGTCAATTTTGGCCCGCACACCTGGCCCGTATGGGGGAATGAAAATGTGGTGCGCTATCTGAAGGCGCAGCGCGATCTGTATCAGTCGATTTACAACACCGCCCTGCGCTATGCCAATTATGGCTACCGGCCGGACGACATTGCGGAATACGCGGCGCTACCGGATTCGGTATTCAAGCAGTGGTACAACCGCCCTTACTACGGCCATACCAAGAACAATCTTAAATCAACTTATGTACGCAATTTCGGCTGGTTTAACGGCAACCCGACCGAGTTGGCGAAATATCCGGATGCGGAGCGCGGCAAGCGTTATGTGAAGGCGATCGGTGGCGAAGAGCGTGTGCTGGCTCTCGCACTGGAGAGCTTCAAAGCTGGCGATTACCGTTTCACGGTGGATATCTTGAACAATGTGGTCGCGTACAATGGCAAGAATACCAACGTCAATCTGCTGATGGCAGATGCGTTTGAGCAGCTTGGCTATCAGGAAGAAAACACCTTATATCGCAACCTGTATTTATCTGGCGCATCTGAGCTGCGCGCCGGCGGCAATATCCCCAATAAACTGGGGACGGCTTCACCGGAAGTGCTTGGAGCGCTACCGCCCAGCTTGATGCTGACCTATCTGTCCATGCTGGTGGATCAGAAAAAGGCAGAGGGTGCCGGAAACTTCACCATCAATCTCAAGTTGAAAGGTGAGGGCGATTACGCGCTGGATATGAACAACGGGGTATTGACCAGTGTTGCCGATCACCAGACAAAAAATGCCGATGTAACGCTGGAAATTGCCAAGCTGGATCTGCTGGCGGCCATGTCAGGCAAGGCAAAACTGAAAGATTTACTGAGTGCCGACAAGGCGAGTATTACTGGCAACCAGGAGGTGCTCAGCAAGCTCACCAGCGTGATGGGCAGCAAGATGCGGAATGATATGAACCTGGTGCTACCGCTGCAGGATGCCAATAAAATCCAATAA
- a CDS encoding TonB family protein, translating to MKRIFLGAALTLAGMAMPAFANFDKAMESYTAGNFTEAYRSFDALAAIGDYSSAFNIGVMHYRGEYVEQDPVEGWAWMQLAASQSGSEDMMRTAGKIFAALDSDGQKAAQQRLDQLLHTHGKETILGDLNPVMLSDEECEIERTPIAKTQPRYPTHELRRGRFGRVVLEYSVMPAGHVRDVTVAQSSADSFANAAAESALSYRYEPAAVTEPTSGVKTAVSFNITGPVKNQHRLVAELNEWKGKAEAGDAVAQYVYAYRLGVFRSFRRFMKGVDLEYQAANKWYLEAARQGIPQAQFEIGRNMVMGRGCKADTENGLKWITAAAAAGVPEAQNYLATSVGAIPEADRREHAIRWLKNAASNGHYFSGLLLAWELVSGPGAPSAQDLALASDLVAAKPVNYFDEVRILETKAAVAAAQGSFKTAQKLQKRAIKTAGKLEWDLRDANHRQAAYLRGEKWSGPYYFDIELAPGSVQVAAE from the coding sequence ATGAAACGGATTTTTCTTGGGGCAGCACTGACGCTTGCGGGGATGGCCATGCCCGCCTTTGCGAATTTCGACAAGGCGATGGAATCCTACACGGCCGGTAACTTCACTGAGGCCTATCGCAGCTTTGATGCGCTGGCGGCAATCGGGGATTACAGCTCCGCGTTTAACATCGGTGTCATGCACTACCGTGGCGAATACGTCGAGCAGGATCCTGTTGAGGGCTGGGCGTGGATGCAACTGGCGGCGTCGCAGTCCGGTTCCGAAGATATGATGCGCACCGCCGGAAAAATCTTTGCCGCGCTCGACTCCGATGGACAGAAGGCTGCCCAGCAGCGTTTGGATCAGCTTCTGCACACCCACGGCAAAGAAACTATCCTGGGTGACCTGAACCCGGTGATGCTATCGGATGAGGAGTGCGAGATAGAGCGCACTCCCATAGCCAAAACCCAGCCACGATACCCGACACACGAGCTGCGGCGCGGCCGGTTTGGCCGGGTGGTACTGGAGTACTCCGTGATGCCCGCGGGCCATGTGCGCGATGTTACCGTGGCCCAGTCCAGCGCGGACAGTTTTGCCAACGCCGCTGCCGAATCAGCGCTTTCTTACCGGTATGAGCCTGCTGCTGTCACTGAGCCCACCAGTGGGGTCAAGACTGCGGTGTCTTTCAACATTACTGGCCCGGTTAAAAATCAGCATCGCCTGGTTGCGGAGCTGAATGAATGGAAAGGTAAAGCCGAGGCCGGTGATGCGGTTGCCCAGTATGTATATGCCTACCGGCTGGGTGTGTTCCGCTCGTTTCGTCGGTTCATGAAAGGCGTCGATCTGGAGTATCAGGCGGCGAACAAGTGGTACCTGGAAGCAGCCCGCCAGGGTATACCCCAGGCCCAGTTTGAAATCGGCCGCAACATGGTCATGGGGCGTGGGTGCAAGGCCGATACTGAAAATGGGTTGAAGTGGATCACCGCCGCTGCAGCAGCGGGCGTACCGGAAGCACAGAATTATCTCGCCACCAGTGTTGGTGCTATTCCTGAGGCGGACCGTCGGGAGCATGCAATTCGATGGTTAAAAAATGCGGCATCAAACGGTCACTATTTTTCTGGTCTGTTGCTCGCATGGGAATTGGTCTCGGGCCCGGGCGCGCCTTCCGCGCAAGACCTCGCACTGGCATCCGACCTGGTTGCTGCGAAGCCGGTGAATTATTTTGACGAGGTCCGGATCCTGGAGACCAAAGCCGCTGTCGCTGCCGCGCAGGGAAGTTTCAAGACCGCACAGAAACTGCAAAAGCGGGCGATCAAAACTGCTGGCAAGCTGGAATGGGATCTGCGAGATGCCAACCATCGACAGGCTGCCTATCTGCGGGGCGAAAAATGGAGCGGTCCCTACTACTTCGACATTGAGCTCGCGCCAGGCTCGGTTCAGGTCGCCGCAGAGTAA